Proteins encoded by one window of Bacillus sp. SM2101:
- a CDS encoding aspartate carbamoyltransferase catalytic subunit has product MKHLLAMNQLSTNDIEMILQDAHRFSSGEWTDIAQNKFIANLFYEPSTRTKFSFEVAEKKLGAHVLNFDASNTSVQKGESLYDTVRTLQAIGANAVVIRHEEDQYYDELREQISIPIINAGDGCGHHPTQSLLDLYTIKEEFGTFKGLKVAIVGDIRHSRVARSNSEVLTRLGAHVMFSAPDEWRDETNQFGKYVDIDEAVQTSDVLMLLRIQHERHQEGNDHASQSYHESYGLTIEREKQMQAHSIILHPAPVNRGVEIASELVECGRSRIFKQMENGVYIRMAVIQRALQSVQGGLTNEYCTN; this is encoded by the coding sequence ATGAAACATTTACTCGCGATGAATCAGCTATCAACGAATGATATTGAAATGATATTGCAAGATGCGCATCGGTTTTCTAGTGGTGAATGGACTGATATTGCGCAGAACAAATTTATTGCTAATTTGTTTTACGAACCTAGCACAAGAACGAAGTTTAGCTTTGAAGTAGCAGAGAAAAAGCTTGGAGCGCATGTGTTAAATTTCGATGCGTCAAACACAAGTGTCCAAAAAGGCGAAAGCTTATACGATACTGTGAGAACGTTACAAGCAATCGGAGCAAATGCGGTTGTCATTAGACACGAAGAAGACCAATATTATGATGAATTACGTGAACAAATCAGCATCCCTATCATTAATGCAGGTGATGGATGTGGTCATCATCCAACACAATCATTGCTTGATTTATACACGATTAAAGAGGAGTTTGGAACATTTAAAGGGTTGAAGGTTGCGATCGTTGGCGATATTCGTCATAGTCGTGTAGCACGTTCTAACTCTGAAGTATTAACAAGACTTGGAGCTCATGTGATGTTCTCTGCACCAGATGAATGGCGAGATGAAACGAATCAATTTGGTAAGTATGTTGACATAGATGAGGCGGTACAGACAAGTGATGTATTGATGCTATTACGTATTCAACATGAACGTCATCAAGAAGGAAATGATCATGCTTCACAAAGCTATCATGAATCTTACGGATTAACAATTGAGAGAGAAAAGCAAATGCAAGCACATAGTATTATTTTACATCCAGCCCCAGTGAACCGTGGAGTGGAAATAGCTAGTGAATTAGTGGAATGTGGTCGATCTAGAATCTTTAAGCAAATGGAAAATGGTGTATATATTCGTATGGCTGTTATTCAAAGAGCATTACAATCTGTACAAGGGGGATTAACAAATGAGTATTGTACTAACTAA
- a CDS encoding dihydroorotase, protein MSIVLTNGKWFNENGALESINLKIEDGKIVEIGEGIDTTNTQVIDVKGKVISPGFVDLHVHLREPGGEHKETIETGSLAAAKGGFTTIAAMPNTRPVPDTKDQMNWLQKRIEETAHVRVLPYAAITTRQLGEELTDFEQLKEAGAFAFTDDGVGVQSAHKMLEAMKRAADLNMSIVAHCEENTLINKGAVHEGDFSAKHHLNGIPSVCESVHIARDVLLAEAANCHYHVCHISTKESVRVVRDAKRAGINVTAEVTPHHLLLTDDDIPGLDSNYKMNPPLRSKADKEALIEGLLDGTIDFIATDHAPHTAEEKSEGMELAPFGIVGLETAFPLLYTHFVEKGIITLEELINYLTKKPAEVFNLPFGSLQVGSHADLTIIDLELEQTIDPETFASKGKNTPFAEWTCKGWPVMTLVNGKIVWQKG, encoded by the coding sequence ATGAGTATTGTACTAACTAATGGTAAGTGGTTCAACGAAAATGGGGCATTAGAATCGATAAATTTAAAAATTGAAGATGGGAAAATCGTGGAAATTGGCGAGGGTATTGATACGACAAATACACAGGTGATTGATGTTAAGGGTAAGGTCATATCACCAGGATTTGTTGACTTACATGTACATTTGCGTGAGCCTGGTGGTGAACATAAAGAAACAATTGAGACAGGTTCATTAGCAGCAGCTAAAGGTGGGTTTACGACGATTGCAGCGATGCCTAATACCCGTCCTGTTCCTGATACGAAAGATCAAATGAATTGGCTCCAAAAACGAATCGAAGAAACAGCACATGTCCGTGTCTTACCGTACGCAGCTATAACAACTCGTCAGCTTGGAGAGGAGCTAACGGATTTTGAACAGCTAAAAGAGGCAGGCGCATTTGCCTTCACAGATGACGGAGTAGGCGTGCAATCAGCACATAAAATGCTTGAGGCAATGAAAAGGGCAGCCGATTTAAATATGTCGATCGTTGCGCATTGTGAGGAAAATACGTTGATTAATAAAGGTGCTGTGCACGAAGGAGATTTTTCAGCAAAACATCACTTGAATGGCATTCCGTCAGTATGTGAATCAGTTCATATTGCGAGAGACGTACTATTAGCAGAGGCAGCGAATTGTCATTATCACGTTTGTCATATTAGTACAAAGGAATCAGTAAGAGTAGTTAGAGATGCGAAACGCGCTGGAATTAATGTTACAGCCGAAGTGACTCCACATCATCTACTGTTAACAGATGACGATATCCCAGGGCTAGATTCAAATTATAAAATGAACCCACCACTTAGATCAAAGGCTGATAAAGAAGCATTAATTGAAGGATTGTTAGATGGGACAATAGATTTTATTGCTACAGATCATGCTCCTCACACTGCAGAAGAAAAATCAGAAGGAATGGAGCTTGCACCATTTGGAATTGTAGGTCTAGAAACAGCGTTTCCGCTTCTTTATACACATTTTGTTGAAAAAGGCATTATTACCTTAGAGGAGCTAATAAATTATTTAACTAAAAAGCCAGCAGAAGTGTTTAATCTTCCGTTTGGAAGCTTACAAGTAGGATCCCATGCAGATTTAACAATTATAGATCTTGAATTGGAACAAACAATTGACCCTGAAACATTTGCTTCAAAAGGGAAAAATACGCCATTTGCTGAATGGACTTGTAAAGGTTGGCCTGTAATGACATTAGTTAACGGAAAAATTGTATGGCAGAAGGGATGA
- a CDS encoding carbamoyl phosphate synthase small subunit, whose product MKRQLILEDGTVFVGRAFGSEKDTVGEVVFNTGMTGYQEILSDPSYCGQIVTLTYPLIGNYGINRDDFESITPAINGFIVKEFSEHPSNWRNQYTINEFFKEQNIPGIAGIDTRKLTRIIRHHGALKGAICSMDVDVAEMIKRLSSTTLPTNQVQKVSTKSPYPSPGRGYKVVLVDYGMKHGILRELNNRNCDVIVVPYNVTAEEILRLSPDGVMLSNGPGDPMDVPEAIDMINGIIGKVPLFGICLGHQLFALACGASTEKMKFGHRGSNHPVKNLETGKVDITSQNHGYTVNEQSISNTKLNVTHIALNDGTIEGLAHQDYPAFTVQYHPEASPGPEDANGLFDEFMSLIETYKREGEKVCQNV is encoded by the coding sequence ATGAAACGACAATTAATTTTAGAAGATGGAACAGTGTTTGTTGGAAGAGCATTTGGTAGTGAGAAAGATACGGTTGGTGAGGTAGTTTTTAATACAGGTATGACAGGATATCAAGAGATACTTTCAGATCCATCATATTGTGGCCAAATCGTAACTTTGACTTACCCTTTAATCGGAAATTATGGCATAAATCGAGATGATTTTGAGTCAATTACTCCTGCGATAAACGGGTTCATTGTGAAAGAATTTAGTGAACACCCTTCTAACTGGAGAAATCAATATACAATAAATGAATTTTTTAAAGAGCAAAACATTCCAGGGATAGCAGGAATAGATACTAGGAAACTAACGAGAATTATTCGTCATCATGGAGCTTTAAAAGGTGCTATTTGCTCCATGGACGTTGATGTAGCTGAAATGATCAAGCGTTTATCTTCAACTACACTTCCTACAAATCAAGTACAGAAGGTATCAACGAAAAGTCCATACCCTAGCCCAGGCCGTGGTTATAAGGTCGTATTAGTGGATTATGGGATGAAACATGGGATTTTACGAGAATTAAACAATCGTAATTGTGATGTAATTGTCGTTCCATATAATGTTACAGCTGAAGAGATATTAAGACTTAGCCCTGATGGTGTCATGTTAAGTAATGGACCAGGAGACCCGATGGATGTACCTGAAGCAATCGATATGATTAACGGCATTATCGGCAAAGTACCGCTATTTGGAATTTGTTTAGGGCATCAATTATTTGCTCTAGCTTGTGGAGCAAGCACAGAAAAAATGAAGTTTGGTCATCGTGGATCGAATCATCCAGTTAAAAATCTTGAAACTGGAAAAGTAGATATTACTTCACAAAACCATGGATATACAGTAAATGAACAGTCAATTTCAAATACAAAATTAAATGTTACTCACATCGCTTTAAATGATGGAACAATAGAAGGCTTAGCTCATCAAGATTATCCAGCTTTTACAGTTCAATATCACCCTGAAGCTTCACCGGGTCCAGAAGATGCTAACGGTTTATTCGATGAATTTATGAGCCTAATTGAAACATACAAGAGAGAGGGAGAAAAAGTATGCCAAAACGTGTAG
- the carB gene encoding carbamoyl-phosphate synthase large subunit: MPKRVDIETILVIGSGPIIIGQAAEFDYAGTQACLALKEEGYRVILVNSNPATIMTDTEIADKVYIEPLTTEFVSRIIRKERPDALVPTLGGQTGLNLAVELSKSGVLDECNVEILGTKLDAIEKAEDRELFRNLMNELNEPVPQSEIIHTLEEARSFVEEVGYPIIVRPAYTLGGTGGGICHNEEELHEIVSSGIKMSPVNQCLVERSIAGFKEIEYEVMRDSNDNAIVVCNMENIDPVGIHTGDSIVVAPSQTLSDREYQLLRNTSLKIIRALKIEGGCNVQLALDPHSFDYFIIEVNPRVSRSSALASKATGYPIAKLAAKIAVGLTLDEMINPVTGKTYACFEPALDYVVSKIPRWPFDKFESANRHLGTQMKATGEVMAIGRNFEESILKAVRSLEAGVFHLELDEASAHSDAMIEKRIRKAGDERLFYVGEALRRGITIEQLHEWSAIDLFFLQKFQNIVRFETVLQNNIGDKDVLHESKELGFADITIAKLWNQTEHQVYEFRKQSNIIPVYKMVDTCAAEFESTTPYYYGTYEEENESIVSEKESVVVLGSGPIRIGQGVEFDYATVHSVWAIKEAGYESIIINNNPETVSTDFSVSDKLYFEPLTIEDVMHIIDLEKPIGVVVQFGGQTAINLANELAKRGVKILGTSLEDLDRAEDRDKFEHTITQLGIPQPKGKTATSVEEAVQVADRIGYPVLVRPSYVLGGRAMEIVYKKEELLHYMKNAVKVNPQHPVLIDRYMIGKEIEVDAISDGESVYIPGIMEHIERAGVHSGDSIAVYPPQTLSSDVKQKIVDYTTSLAKGLNIVGLLNIQFIVYKQDVYVIEVNPRSSRTVPFLSKITGVPMANIATKVILGAKLEQLGYSTGLHEESKGVFVKVPVFSFAKLRRVDITLGPEMKSTGEVMGKDNTLEKALYKGLVAAGMRVQQFGSVLLTVADKDKEEALMIAKRFHRIGYQVLATSGTADFLAKENIPVTVVNKIGTDKPNLLDVIRQGKAQFVINTLTKGKQPARDGFRIRRESVENNVPCLTSLDTAQAILRVLESMTFSAEAMPQFEQAKEVTHS; the protein is encoded by the coding sequence ATGCCAAAACGTGTAGACATTGAGACGATTTTAGTAATTGGATCAGGACCGATCATTATTGGACAAGCAGCAGAATTCGATTATGCGGGGACACAAGCTTGTCTAGCGTTAAAAGAAGAAGGGTACCGTGTTATTCTAGTTAATTCTAATCCAGCTACAATCATGACCGACACAGAAATAGCAGATAAAGTTTATATTGAACCACTTACTACTGAATTTGTAAGCAGAATTATTCGTAAAGAAAGGCCTGATGCATTAGTACCAACATTAGGGGGACAAACTGGTTTAAACTTAGCTGTTGAGCTCTCAAAATCAGGTGTGTTAGATGAATGCAATGTTGAGATATTAGGTACAAAGCTTGATGCAATTGAAAAAGCAGAAGATCGTGAACTGTTTCGTAATTTAATGAATGAATTAAATGAGCCTGTACCACAAAGTGAAATTATTCATACGCTTGAAGAGGCACGAAGTTTTGTTGAAGAAGTAGGTTATCCAATCATCGTTAGACCAGCATATACGTTAGGTGGCACTGGTGGAGGTATTTGTCATAACGAGGAAGAGCTCCATGAAATCGTATCAAGCGGAATAAAGATGAGTCCAGTTAATCAATGTTTAGTGGAAAGAAGTATTGCAGGCTTTAAAGAAATCGAATATGAAGTGATGCGTGATTCTAATGATAATGCCATTGTAGTATGTAATATGGAAAATATCGACCCAGTTGGCATCCATACTGGTGACTCCATTGTTGTAGCACCAAGCCAAACACTTAGTGATCGTGAGTATCAATTGTTAAGGAATACTTCTTTAAAAATTATTCGAGCATTAAAAATTGAAGGTGGATGTAATGTTCAGCTCGCTTTAGACCCACACAGCTTTGACTATTTTATCATCGAGGTAAACCCTCGTGTAAGTCGCTCATCAGCACTGGCATCAAAAGCAACTGGCTATCCGATAGCAAAGCTAGCTGCAAAAATTGCAGTTGGACTAACATTAGATGAAATGATTAACCCTGTTACTGGAAAAACATATGCTTGTTTTGAACCTGCATTAGATTATGTCGTTTCAAAGATTCCTAGATGGCCATTCGATAAATTTGAATCAGCGAATCGTCATCTTGGCACACAAATGAAAGCTACTGGGGAAGTAATGGCAATCGGTAGAAACTTTGAAGAATCGATCTTAAAAGCTGTTCGTTCACTAGAAGCTGGTGTATTTCATCTAGAGCTAGATGAAGCAAGTGCTCATAGTGATGCAATGATTGAAAAACGCATCCGTAAGGCTGGCGATGAGCGGTTATTTTATGTAGGAGAGGCACTCCGTCGTGGTATTACAATTGAGCAGCTCCATGAATGGAGTGCAATTGACTTATTTTTCCTGCAAAAATTTCAAAATATCGTTCGTTTTGAAACTGTTCTGCAGAATAACATTGGTGATAAAGACGTGTTACATGAATCAAAAGAACTTGGCTTTGCAGACATAACAATCGCTAAACTATGGAATCAAACAGAACATCAAGTATATGAATTTAGAAAACAGTCGAACATCATTCCTGTATATAAAATGGTTGATACATGCGCTGCAGAATTTGAATCTACAACACCGTATTATTATGGAACATATGAGGAAGAAAATGAATCAATTGTTTCTGAGAAAGAGAGCGTGGTTGTTTTAGGTTCTGGTCCTATACGTATCGGACAAGGTGTGGAATTTGACTACGCAACAGTTCATTCAGTTTGGGCTATTAAAGAGGCAGGATATGAATCAATCATAATTAATAACAACCCAGAAACGGTTTCAACAGATTTTAGTGTATCAGATAAGCTCTATTTCGAACCGTTAACGATTGAAGATGTCATGCATATTATTGACTTAGAGAAGCCTATCGGTGTTGTTGTCCAGTTTGGCGGACAAACAGCGATTAATTTAGCGAATGAACTAGCAAAACGTGGAGTGAAAATTTTAGGAACATCACTAGAAGACTTGGATCGCGCTGAAGATCGAGATAAGTTTGAACATACAATAACACAGTTAGGTATACCACAACCTAAAGGAAAAACGGCTACTTCTGTAGAGGAAGCTGTACAAGTAGCTGACAGAATCGGTTATCCAGTACTTGTTCGTCCATCTTACGTTTTAGGTGGAAGAGCAATGGAAATTGTATATAAAAAGGAAGAGCTGCTTCATTACATGAAAAATGCTGTCAAAGTAAATCCACAGCATCCAGTACTAATTGATAGGTATATGATTGGTAAAGAAATAGAGGTTGACGCGATTTCTGATGGGGAAAGTGTATACATTCCTGGCATTATGGAACATATTGAACGAGCTGGTGTACACTCAGGTGACTCGATCGCTGTGTATCCACCACAAACATTATCGTCTGATGTAAAACAGAAAATAGTTGATTATACAACGTCACTGGCTAAAGGTTTAAACATCGTCGGGCTACTGAATATCCAATTTATCGTGTATAAGCAAGATGTATACGTCATAGAAGTAAATCCACGATCAAGTCGTACGGTACCGTTTTTAAGTAAAATCACAGGTGTGCCTATGGCTAATATCGCAACAAAAGTAATACTAGGTGCGAAACTAGAACAGCTTGGTTATTCAACTGGTTTACATGAGGAAAGCAAAGGGGTATTTGTAAAAGTACCAGTCTTTTCGTTTGCGAAATTACGTCGCGTTGATATTACATTAGGACCAGAAATGAAGTCAACTGGAGAAGTAATGGGTAAAGACAATACATTAGAAAAAGCTTTGTATAAAGGGCTTGTTGCAGCTGGTATGAGAGTCCAACAATTTGGTTCGGTCCTTCTAACTGTAGCAGATAAAGATAAAGAAGAAGCTTTAATGATCGCTAAAAGATTTCACCGTATAGGTTATCAAGTATTAGCGACAAGTGGTACTGCTGATTTTCTAGCAAAAGAAAATATTCCTGTGACTGTCGTTAACAAAATCGGAACAGATAAACCTAATTTGCTTGATGTTATTAGACAAGGAAAAGCCCAGTTTGTCATTAACACATTAACGAAAGGTAAGCAGCCTGCTCGAGACGGTTTTAGAATTAGAAGGGAATCAGTTGAAAATAATGTACCATGCTTGACAAGTCTTGATACAGCACAAGCAATATTACGTGTTCTCGAGTCGATGACATTTTCAGCAGAAGCGATGCCTCAATTTGAGCAAGCTAAAGAGGTGACACATTCATGA
- a CDS encoding dihydroorotate dehydrogenase electron transfer subunit: MIMQEDMQVVSQREIAQDIFELVLQGDLVTQMGEPGQFVHIKVSEGAEPLLRRPISIANVDKKNSQFTMIYRKEGLGTRVLSRINNGTVNVLGPLGNGFPINETKRGNTALLVGGGIGVPPLYELSKQLVAKGVKVIHVLGFQDKQVAFYEQQFSELGSTHIATVDGSLGIKGFVTDVIDQYQLSFDVLFSCGPTPMLKVIEDRYQDKKAFISLEERMGCGIGACFACVCHTQEDPEGTSYKKVCSDGPVFKVGEVVL, encoded by the coding sequence ATGATAATGCAAGAGGACATGCAGGTAGTTTCTCAAAGAGAAATTGCACAAGATATTTTTGAATTGGTATTACAAGGTGACCTGGTAACACAAATGGGAGAGCCAGGACAGTTCGTGCATATTAAAGTTTCAGAAGGGGCAGAGCCTTTGCTACGTCGTCCAATTAGTATTGCGAATGTGGATAAAAAGAATAGCCAATTTACAATGATTTATCGTAAGGAAGGACTCGGCACACGAGTCCTTTCTAGAATAAACAATGGGACAGTCAATGTATTAGGGCCATTGGGCAATGGTTTCCCAATTAACGAAACTAAACGAGGAAACACAGCTCTATTAGTAGGTGGCGGTATCGGAGTTCCACCATTATATGAGCTTTCAAAGCAACTCGTTGCAAAAGGTGTGAAGGTTATACATGTTTTAGGTTTTCAAGATAAACAGGTAGCTTTTTATGAACAGCAGTTTTCAGAGCTTGGCTCAACACATATTGCAACTGTAGATGGATCGTTAGGTATAAAAGGTTTTGTGACTGATGTAATCGATCAATATCAATTATCTTTTGATGTTCTTTTCTCATGTGGTCCTACCCCAATGTTAAAAGTGATAGAAGACCGCTATCAAGATAAAAAGGCCTTTATTTCTCTTGAAGAACGTATGGGCTGTGGGATCGGTGCATGTTTTGCATGCGTTTGTCATACACAAGAAGATCCTGAAGGTACATCGTACAAGAAGGTTTGTAGCGATGGTCCAGTGTTTAAGGTTGGAGAGGTGGTATTATGA